CTGGCAATATTTGTTGTTACTGCTGTTCAGAAACCTCAGACTCTTCTGACCATTTTAAGCAAGATATTATGGTactgaaaatctgaaatattCACACAGCTGCAGCTTATGTAGCCCTCAGTATGTTATCTTGCCTTGTGCAGCGTTAATATCTTATAGGTGTATCCTGTGGTTGAGCAAAAGCTGTTTGGCCATACATTATAAGTCATAGCATTCTCAATAACCATTAAGTTGATATGACACTGTATGTGAACTCAAATttctatttgtatttatattaacaTGCAATTAATTTAGTGGAACAGTCTTTGCGTCAAACGTATTGTATGTGAtttatttggtttttaaaaaatgacaaatgtgccTTTATCTACTTGAGTGCCTTGACTTCATTCAGTTCCACAGTTGTTTATCTTTTTAGTTAATGAATTTCACTTAAACTGACAAGAAATGAAAGTAAGTTCCTTTTTATGGCTTAATTAGAGGGTGAATTGTGTGCATTAATACTGTATTCTACCAAAGTGTATTGTAAATATACTTTAATATGTGCCAAttcattataaatattaatCTGAAGTGTTCCAGGTTTGGCAGTATggtttgcatttttcttttctatttgaGCATTCAGGAAGATGGCTGCATGATTGTTGGAGCGGACAGACTGACTTCTATGCCAAACACGTTTGTTTCCTGCCTTCTTTTCTGTTGATGTCTTTGTATTGGCTGATGCAATAAAAGTGTCCAGCCAATCTCCCAGTGTGTCTTAACATCTGTGTCTTTTATTGAGAATCGTGCCACTCACAGGTCTGGTTCCAGGGATCCAGGGAGCCTGTGGTGTTATTGTTGGATAACAGAAGGAATTGGGCAGCAGATTAGCAGAGGGCTTAGTGCTGGGTGAGATTGGCACTGCTGTGTGCTGCAGAATGGGCTGAACGCACGGAGGAAGTACTGCCAGAGCTTTTGTATGCAAGTGCAAAAACTGGGGCAGTTCTATTGCATGTTGTGACGCAAAATAATGTAATCTTCTCTGTATATTGGAATCAAGAGGGATGAtcagtttgaattttaaaaGTTTCCAAACTGGAGCCACACTGTGGAAACAACAAAAGGCCTCAACAGTTGGCTGTGCAAAGGCACCGCTTTGTGTGATGTGCCAGCTTACATAAACTGTTGTATTTATTGGTAGATGATATGTGTGGACTTGTGCTGCCATGGAAACAGCATAATTGGAATCATGGCAGTAGTTTCTCCTTGGGCAAGTTACTCATGTAGAAGTGACTAATGCACAGCTGTGCAAACGTATAGTATCTGATTAATGTCAAAACCTCTTCGCTGAAACAGCAGGACAAttaatctctttttttaattttgcactCAAGTATTTTCAAAGATAACTACGAATATGATGCCCATGGCATGTGATCGCTTATTCATAAACAGTTGCAAATTTACATGCAAATCACCCACACTTAGTAAAAGCATGTAGAAATAATGAGTAACATCAACACAGTATTTAACATTTTCACATGCTATTGCTTTATTGGAGCTCCAAAGACAACATGGTTATATGGCTATTATATCTATTGACTAAAATGCATCTGTAGAACTGGTGCAAGGCAAGCTATGCAGGCTGTTTGAGTATTTTGACAATATGTGGCGTATGCAACTTTTTGGCGATATTTGTGTTTCTATTCAGTGTGTTCTTGTTTTATGTCGGGAGCCTCCAGCTCCTGGCTCGGGACCTCACTCTGTGGACTCTTGCCCAGTTCCGGCTCCTCAGGCTGGGTGATCTCCTCAGCAGCCTCCCCTGAGCCTGCCATTACCTGGATCTCTCCATCCACGGCTGGTTCTTTGTGTTCCggctgttgtgtgtctgtgtctgggCTCTCTTGGCTTTCCAGTGGTTCGTGGTGTTTAGAAGAATCTTGAAGACTCTCTGTGCCTTTGCCATCTGCAGGCACTGAAGGGTGGGACTCTACAGCTGGCTTTTCATgggtctcctcctcctgttccctTCTCTCTTCATGCTGTTGAAGCCCAGCTGTGGTGCTGCCAGGGTGGGCCTGATCACCATGGACCTCTAGTGGAGACTCTTCCCCATCAGCCTCTGCAGGCAGAAAATCTGGGGCCTCTGGTGCTTTGCTGCTATCTGGGTCTGTATCAGGGgcttcttctttctcctgtttttctccAGCTGCCTCCATCTCCACCTGCATTTGAGCATAAATATGTAGAAAATGTCAgcagtgaaattaaatgagtGGTTATGATTAAAAATTAGCTAGCATGGCCATTCATGCCTTACCTAAATACTGAATTTGTATGCCAGTCTCTTGAGTGGAAACTCAAGAGGGATACTGAATTGGAATCAATCAGCAGATATTGTTCAGAACTTGTCTTGttgaatggtttgacattttggaaaatgtgcttttttgctgagagttagatgaaaagatcgatgtctgtctgttaaatactgtataaggctacagctaacagcttgttagcttagcttagcataaagactggaaacagggggaaacagctagcctggctctgtccgaagatAACAAAAttcacctctaaagctcacaaattaacacgttatgtCTTGTATgtttaatcaaaacaaatgcaaaaaccaaagtctaaaaatgcattattagtgagctttagaggtactgaAAGGCAGATTTTGGTACcgtcggacagagccaggctagctgttttcagtcttaatattaagctaagctaactggctgctggctgtagactTGCATTTACCGGACACATTTATAAGTGGTAtggatcttttcatctaactctcaagcaagaaagcaaagaagcaaatctaccaaaatgtcaaactattcctttaaatgtaaataaacttcCCAGTTGTGATCACCTTTATGGGAATGATGATGGCAGCAGGAACGGAGGTTTCGGGAACTGGAGCTTCCACAGTCAGGATACCATCAACAGAAAGTGTGGATTCGATTTTGGAAGCATCAGTCTCAGCTGGGAGCCTGAAAACAACAGGGTGGTGTTTACAAAGTCTCTACATACAAAGTGCCAGCGTTTTCAACTGAAACATAATGTAAAATTTTTCAGCTCAGCGAGTATTTTAGAGACTGAATACTGCCAAAAACAGACCTTCAGTGCTGCATTCTTGGCTGCTGACTGGTGTTTAGAATTGCTTAAACTGTGGATATTTCATTGTCTGCAGGTTAATATCAGTGTTTACTTTGCATACCTGTATTTCCTTGTAAAACATCTGGCAATAAATCCATGCTCGTCTGGCCTCTCCTCGTGTTTCCCTGGGGAAGGATTACCGTTTATGGGAAAGAGTGTGAGGACACACAGGAATCAAGCAACACAGAGAAACCACTCAACACAGAAATTAATTTCTGCCACAGAGCTGTGATTTCCCCGAGCACATTATTTAAGCAGCTTTCTAATTTTGATACATTCAGCTTCCTTTCCATCCTCGTTTAGTTTTAAGGGGTTTATACTGTGAACTGTGAGAGAAGTCTATTTAGATAACTCTGTTATTCTTTGAGATAGTAATATTAGATAGATAAGATTATTAATACTTCATTAAGAGTAGAAACTATCCTGTGTGTAAAAGAACTTTGCAATTTTAATTAAGTGAACTTTTAGAGCTGTTTAATTAACAGAACTATAAGCCAATGTTTTGTACCTCCAACCTCCAGGAATCCGTCTCTGACGCTGAGAGAAATCTCTGAGGGGGAGAAGTGAGCCACGTCCAGGCTGACCCTCCATTTATACTGCTCCTTACTAATCTTCTGGCTGGGATGATGCATCGACCCAGAGATGTAGGGCACAAACAGTGGAGCGGGTATGTACCCTGGCCAGGAGCAGGCTGCCAAACTCCTCTGGAGCCGGTGTACATCCATCCACTGAGAGTCCCCTGGCTCCAGGAAAGGCGGCAGGCCAACATCCTGATTGAAAAGCCGGCTGGACTGCCACCATTTTCTCAGGGGGTACCAGGGGACACCCATGCCGTACTCCCCACATGGCTCTGTTTTGGCCTGTTCGCTCatgttttaagaaataaaattagAGCGGAAAATATCCAGGGAGAAGATAAATAATGGCAGCCCTTTTTTTGATGACACTCAGCAGGTAACTTCTGGACTCTTGGGGCTGACTCACTGAAATTTCAGCAATTCAAATCTCCTTAATGGCTGAGGAAATGGTATGTACGGTAAGATTTGCCAAAGCTAAGGATGGTGAGACGGAGAAATCTCTGAAGGGCTTTATATAGTACTCCTGTCTGTTTTAGCACTTATTAAGCAATTCTGCCGATCCCATGAGAAGGGTGTGTGGGCATGGGGTGATGGGTGTGGAGGGGAGGCCGTTACCTCTTGCTGGCCTGAAGAAGGCAGCAGACTAATTAGTTGTATTTATAACTTTTAAGGGCGCAATGGCAAATAGCGAGCAGTTGGCTAAGGCTAGTTTGTGTTTGAACTGTTGCATCGCTTGCCTGAAGACCGTTTTTCTCACATCCCAGTGAACTCTATTCTGTCAGTGGTGACTGGGCTCCTTAGTCTTGTCATGAGCCAGTGACAGTGTCTCTTTCCCCTGTGTTTCACCCCTCAAAGGACACAAAGTGGCAGCGGTTTGTCTGGAGCATGAAAAACCTCAACTAGAGTCTGAGAAGGACACAAAACGCTCTTTTTGTGTTATCTGAAACATTTCagtggcatgtgtgtgtattgagtGTACAAAGCTCCCAGTTTCAACAGGATTATTATTGTTCCCTCTTTTATCAAGTGTGACAGACTtgtcagtgtttcatttttagaGTTGTGTGCCCTGAGATCTTGGCATACTGTCCACTGGAGCACAAAACAGATTGAACAGATGTTTCTGACACTTGGTGTGATGCCTCACCCACAGATTCTGTCTGTAGGGTATGCGGTGAGAGGTTAAATTGGgattctctgctgctgcttgacTTGCCTGAAAAATTGGTTCCTCTGTTTCAACCATCAATAGAGACTTCCCATCCTGTTCACATTAAAGGCACATATTCCCACAGTGCACCAAGATGTTCATGCTATTCTTCAAAACTAGTTTTGAAGGCTAAGGTGGAAATACAATTTGGCAAAACTGTATGAAAGATGAAACTTGACAGATTTTTTGGGGGTGAGATTATTGTACAACATTGAcaaattattttacagtttttacagattttcacCAAAGAATGGccagatgttttaaaaaaagaaacagatacATTTAAACTTCACCCCAAAATCTTAATCCAACGTATCCAGAAGTTGTAGTTTTTCCTGCTGCAAAAAGATGCTATTCCCCCAGTCACCACAGTTTACAAACAAGGTGCTCTTGATACAAGGAAAGCTCACTATATACTTCCACagaatgtgaaatgaaaaatggggagaaaaggcaaatgagctgctgattacGCCTGAGTAcaattaagtaaataaaataacaataaatgaaaCTACCAAATTGAATTTTTACCCTtaatttttagttattttcttttctttaatctcAGCTTTTCTTTGTGCTTAGTGGGGTTCTggagaaatgtactgtatgtgtgggcTTGCTACTCTAAGTAACAGAAAACACTATTTAAATACTTGCTAGCACATGCAGGTTTCCAGCCAAACACTTGCAGCTTATTTTACTGATTAGTTCCTCCTCTCTGGTTGTTAATTAGCTGCAGAGGGTCCAGTAAATCCAGCTCAACATAGTAAACTCATTGTGTCTATCTTGTTTAAAGACACTTTCTTTTGGGTTTGATCTGGGGCTGTCACAATATCACATTTTCACTACACGATTATCATGGCTAAAAGAATTCACGATAATGATATTATCACATTATCTATAgaaaatttgaaaagaaaagttagctagctaaaaactAGCTAAAAGCTAGCCAATTACtgcatcttcttctttttttaaatgttttatggcAGGTGGCGACTAGCGTtaaggtgcattaccgccacctactatgacaaagcGAGAACAGAAAGAAACGGAAATGATTTAAGAGGCATTGGATTATTTACACGATATTATCATATGGGTATTTttaacatgatatcaatatttcctttttaaatatcGCGATTATCGTCGATACCAGTATATTGCGTCACCCCTAAGTCACATGGTGCTAGGAGAGTCATTATTAGCGTTTTCCAGGTTGAGCTGCATGGACTGAAATGGTGCTGAAGAGATGGAGCATGAAAAGGTAGATTAATGGACTGAGGGGAAATTATCATTGATTCTGCAACATTATcttgatttattcatttggaTTGATTGCAgtctcacacacagagcagtgaTTTTGACAAAACCAACTATCACAAAAGCTTTGGCTCACTTCAGCCAATATCAATAAAGTCACAATATTTTGAGTGTGACTGATGGTTTCATAACATCTACCCTATAATCTCAGTGGTGAGTGATATAAGTCTCTGAGGAAAACAAGTTAATACACTCAAGCAGAGGCATTCACTGTTCATGTCACTCAATAGTCAAGTATGCTTGCAGGTTGTAAGACTACAACTACTTACAGTAATGAGAGTGAGACAATAATTAGAGgacaataggcctttttcatagcagacatttttaaatgccaTGACGGAAAAACTCAGATGTAAATAGTAAAATTAATGATTGATGAATTCCATTtaactgcttcagtttcagggtttGTGCATGCTGGTCACACTGTCAGGGCTTAATGGGATACTTGAATAGAGCCatcataaatgttattaattacacttGTGCTAAAAAGgcctatatttaaaaaaacaattggaATTAATATCGCCTAGCTATATCACCTAGCTCCTCATCTGACACAGGAGTTACCGTGGTTCAGAGTGATGTTATCAGTTTTAGCTgtacatttaattcatttttgtaTTGATACCAATTCCCAATGCAAAAGCCTCAAATAAAATAACGTGGGTGGTACAAGCTGGGGCTGGTTTCCTTATACTGCCCTACAAGGACAAAAGGCAGTAACTACATATTTGGTGAAAGGTGAAATTAAGGCTTGTatctgacattttgacatctgttttactatttaaaaaatgattatgCCATAGAAATGTGTAATTGAAAACAGCTAAAAATCAAGCCAAAAAACTGCAGTAAAGCAAGAGAGCTAGCATCCTGTATATAGCTATGGCACATATCAAGTGCAAGCTAGCAGGTGAGATAGCTCCTACGGCTagccttagctaaagctaaaactaaatttacttacttatttttcCCTAGCTGTTACGTGTGATtgaaaaatatccattttgATTACCTGACATCTTGGTAATTCAGTTGGTTATTCCACATAACTAAATGAAGCAGCAGCTAAATCCAATGATGATGTAGAATAAAAATCTAGCTAACCTCCTGCTAGCTTGAGAGAGCACTGTAGCCGCCATCTTAACGTTATGCTTTTGACTCAAGATGTGATTTGGTGTGGTTAAAATCTATCTTTAAATCCCATACTGTTAAATGTATTACATTGTAAagtaatttaaagttaaaagaaCACATCAACGTTTTTTCTCTGAAGACTGCGTTTTTTTAGGttggctttttttaaaaattaaccTTAAATTAGCCATTATTAAATGACTAtctaaaataatacataaaattaaGACATTACAACCTTTCTATGTATAGTTTAGGATATAAATAGGCATTGGCCTGTCATGATGCTGCTATGCCTCTGTATCACACTAATCAGACTTTCATCCACCTGTTAGAATTTCTCATAATAATGTGGTAAAATCACAATCTGCTTATAATTGGCTCTCGAGTAACAACCACGAACTTTCATTTATGATGAAGAAACCAAACAACGGTTTCAAATGTTAATAGCTTAATAGGGCCGCAGGTTTTTGGCTGATTTAGGGATTCTTACTGTGTACAAATGTATATAAGGTTAGGAGtatccacatacttttggccttCTTTTGTAACTTTCACTTCCTTGTGGGCTGAGCTTGATTTGCCGTTACCATGGGAAACGGAGGTTGCAGGGCAAAAACGCATGGAGCAAAAGTTTGGCGACTTTGTAGAAATGTTTTCACACTTTAACTCCGTTTATTCACTCCAGTGATATGTCACTGTTTATGTACAACTTTTGCCTACTTCGTAACTTACAGACTTATCATGATTAATCGAAATTCCGCTCTGGGTCCGCGTCGTTTGGGTACAGTAAAGCCTGTCTTAGTTTGTGACCAGAAACGGACTGCACGTACGGACTCCCGGGAGAATCATGACCGCCGAGAGCTGCAGCTGAGCCGGCTGGGCTGCCTGCAAGCGCCCTGGAGACCGAGTGAAACGCCCAGACTGCCCTCACATCTGGAAACCAAACCAGTGATCCTGGAGAATGTGGGACAACAACACGTGGGGAAGGTATTTCAGTTATTGGCCTAGCATACATAAACTGCACGAAGGCA
This sequence is a window from Siniperca chuatsi isolate FFG_IHB_CAS linkage group LG5, ASM2008510v1, whole genome shotgun sequence. Protein-coding genes within it:
- the si:dkey-1k23.3 gene encoding heat shock protein 67B1, translated to MSEQAKTEPCGEYGMGVPWYPLRKWWQSSRLFNQDVGLPPFLEPGDSQWMDVHRLQRSLAACSWPGYIPAPLFVPYISGSMHHPSQKISKEQYKWRVSLDVAHFSPSEISLSVRDGFLEVGGKHEERPDEHGFIARCFTRKYRLPAETDASKIESTLSVDGILTVEAPVPETSVPAAIIIPIKVEMEAAGEKQEKEEAPDTDPDSSKAPEAPDFLPAEADGEESPLEVHGDQAHPGSTTAGLQQHEERREQEEETHEKPAVESHPSVPADGKGTESLQDSSKHHEPLESQESPDTDTQQPEHKEPAVDGEIQVMAGSGEAAEEITQPEEPELGKSPQSEVPSQELEAPDIKQEHTE